One genomic segment of Mycolicibacterium gilvum includes these proteins:
- a CDS encoding thiazole synthase, translated as MAEFGTGKLSIAGREFGSRLILGTGGAANLAVLEAALVASGTELTTVAMRRIDADGGTGVLDLLTRLGITPLPNTAGCRGAAEAVMTAQLAREALQTNWVKLEVIADERTLLPDAVELVRAAEQLVDDGFAVLPYTNDDPVLARRLEATGCVAVMPLGSPIGTGLGIANPHNIEMIVDSAQVPVILDAGIGTASDAALAMELGCDAVLLASAVTRAADPAAMAAAMSAAVRAGHLARHAGRIPKRFWAHASSPAFE; from the coding sequence GTGGCTGAGTTCGGCACCGGCAAGCTGTCCATCGCGGGCCGGGAGTTCGGCTCGCGGCTGATCCTCGGCACCGGCGGCGCGGCCAACCTCGCGGTGCTCGAGGCCGCGCTCGTGGCGTCGGGCACCGAACTGACCACCGTCGCCATGCGGCGCATCGACGCCGACGGGGGCACCGGTGTGCTGGATCTGCTCACCAGGCTGGGCATCACCCCGCTGCCCAACACCGCGGGGTGTCGAGGTGCGGCCGAGGCGGTGATGACCGCGCAGCTGGCCCGCGAGGCGCTGCAGACGAACTGGGTCAAGCTCGAGGTGATCGCCGACGAGCGCACGCTGCTGCCCGATGCGGTCGAACTCGTCAGGGCCGCAGAGCAACTGGTCGACGACGGATTCGCCGTGCTGCCCTACACCAACGACGACCCGGTGCTGGCCCGCCGGCTGGAGGCGACCGGGTGTGTCGCGGTCATGCCGCTCGGCTCGCCGATCGGCACCGGGCTGGGGATCGCCAACCCGCACAACATCGAGATGATCGTGGACAGCGCGCAGGTGCCGGTGATCCTGGACGCGGGCATCGGCACCGCCAGCGACGCCGCGCTGGCGATGGAACTCGGTTGCGACGCCGTGCTTCTCGCCTCCGCCGTCACCCGCGCCGCCGATCCGGCGGCGATGGCCGCCGCGATGTCGGCGGCGGTGCGGGCCGGGCATCTGGCCCGGCACGCCGGCCGGATCCCGAAGAGGTTCTGGGCGCACGCGAGCAGCCCGGCATTCGAGTGA
- a CDS encoding SGNH/GDSL hydrolase family protein: protein MNRYVALGSSMAAGPGIGPRAPGSPRAAGRSARNYPHLVADALGLDLVDVTYSGATTAHVLTESQRGVPPQIRALDGSESLVTVTIGGNDAGYVPMLFAAGLPRLLRAVPVLGGRLRELLDPSARYVALAEIGAALIEVGREIRRRAPKATVLFVDYLTLVPATGDAPPLRPADLALGRHIAETLRQLTADAAQATGCGLVQAADASREHHAWSAHPWTTRFGFPVPGRPAPLHPNADGMRAVADLVIAEVSR, encoded by the coding sequence GTGAACAGGTATGTGGCCCTGGGCAGTTCGATGGCCGCCGGACCGGGCATCGGGCCGCGGGCGCCGGGATCACCCCGCGCGGCAGGACGATCGGCGCGCAACTATCCGCATCTTGTCGCCGACGCGCTCGGCCTCGACCTGGTCGACGTCACGTACTCCGGTGCGACGACGGCGCACGTGCTCACGGAGTCCCAGCGCGGCGTCCCGCCGCAGATTCGGGCCCTCGACGGCAGCGAGTCGCTGGTGACGGTGACCATCGGCGGCAACGACGCCGGCTACGTGCCGATGCTGTTCGCGGCGGGACTGCCGCGGCTGCTGCGGGCGGTGCCCGTGCTCGGCGGCCGGTTACGCGAACTGCTCGACCCGTCCGCGCGATACGTCGCGCTGGCCGAGATCGGTGCGGCGCTGATCGAGGTGGGTCGCGAGATCCGGCGACGCGCTCCGAAGGCGACCGTGCTGTTCGTGGACTATCTGACGCTGGTGCCGGCGACCGGCGACGCACCGCCGCTGCGACCCGCCGACCTCGCGCTGGGCAGACACATCGCCGAGACCCTCCGGCAGCTCACCGCCGACGCGGCGCAGGCCACCGGGTGCGGACTCGTCCAGGCCGCCGACGCGAGCCGCGAGCACCACGCATGGTCCGCGCACCCGTGGACCACCAGATTCGGGTTTCCGGTCCCGGGCCGGCCCGCGCCGCTGCACCCCAACGCCGACGGCATGCGCGCCGTCGCCGATCTCGTGATCGCCGAGGTGTCGCGATGA
- a CDS encoding ABC transporter ATP-binding protein: MIELDALTKVFGSGRDGRAPAVDGLTCTIEPGVVTGFLGPNGAGKTTTMRMILGLDRPTSGTATIDGRTYRQLAEPLRTVGALLDAKQVHPNRTVRNHLRWIAATHRIASRRVDDVVDMVGLSAVAGSRAGTLSLGMSQRLGIAAALIGDPPVLLFDEPVNGLDPEGIHWVRTLMRTLAAEGRTVLVSSHLLAEMAETADRLVVIGRGRLIASTTVAEFIGGADGAAVRVRSPRLDDLAVALAAAGMAVVRDGAALTVRHTTTDAVGELAATHSIPLHELTGQQVSLEQAYLAVTDDATEYRGRTR, translated from the coding sequence ATGATCGAACTCGACGCGTTGACGAAGGTGTTCGGATCGGGCCGGGACGGACGGGCTCCCGCCGTCGACGGATTGACGTGCACGATCGAACCCGGCGTGGTGACCGGTTTCCTGGGCCCCAACGGCGCCGGGAAGACCACCACCATGCGCATGATCCTCGGCCTGGACCGTCCGACGTCGGGCACCGCGACCATCGACGGCAGGACCTACCGGCAACTGGCCGAGCCGCTGCGCACGGTCGGCGCGCTGCTCGACGCGAAGCAGGTCCACCCGAACCGCACGGTGCGCAACCATCTGCGCTGGATCGCCGCGACGCACCGGATCGCGTCCCGACGCGTCGACGACGTGGTCGACATGGTCGGGCTGTCCGCGGTGGCCGGGTCACGCGCGGGCACCCTGTCGCTCGGGATGAGCCAGCGTCTCGGCATCGCGGCTGCGCTCATCGGGGACCCACCGGTGCTGTTGTTCGACGAACCGGTCAACGGCCTCGACCCCGAGGGCATCCACTGGGTCCGCACCCTGATGCGCACCCTGGCCGCCGAGGGTCGCACCGTGCTGGTGTCCAGTCACCTGCTCGCGGAGATGGCCGAGACGGCCGACCGGCTGGTGGTGATCGGCAGGGGCCGCCTGATCGCGTCGACGACGGTGGCCGAGTTCATCGGAGGCGCAGACGGCGCGGCGGTGCGGGTGCGCAGTCCGCGCCTCGACGACCTGGCCGTCGCCCTGGCGGCCGCCGGCATGGCGGTGGTCCGGGACGGGGCGGCACTGACGGTGCGGCACACGACCACCGACGCCGTCGGCGAACTGGCTGCGACCCATTCCATCCCGCTGCACGAGCTGACCGGTCAGCAGGTGTCGCTGGAGCAGGCCTACCTGGCCGTCACCGACGACGCCACCGAGTACCGGGGCAGGACCCGATGA
- a CDS encoding ABC transporter permease, translating into MIRTAARAVDAERIKLLTLRSPLWAAAAAAVLSFALAALQASVSYGYAAMPVSTAAMGVAVFGVPVLMVVAAMTVTGEYRSGLIATTFTAIPRRTLVVCAKAVVAAAFSVVASAVMVFGSVMVARAAAAPGVAAGLTVSATMRFAAAIAVYAALTAVLGVGVAVLLRHTAGAVTVLLLWPLLIEPLLGNLPGRSVEIGPYLPFANVFRFLDVQWLFPEYPMHWGTLGSLGYFAAVVGVVFAAGLVMVNRRDA; encoded by the coding sequence ATGATCCGGACCGCGGCCCGCGCCGTCGACGCGGAGCGCATCAAGCTGCTGACCCTGCGCTCCCCGCTGTGGGCGGCCGCGGCCGCGGCGGTGCTCAGCTTCGCGCTGGCCGCGTTGCAGGCATCGGTGTCCTACGGCTACGCCGCCATGCCCGTGTCGACGGCCGCGATGGGTGTCGCGGTGTTCGGCGTGCCGGTGCTGATGGTCGTCGCGGCGATGACCGTCACGGGGGAGTACCGCAGCGGTCTGATCGCGACGACGTTCACGGCGATCCCGCGTCGGACCCTGGTGGTGTGCGCCAAAGCCGTTGTCGCCGCCGCCTTCTCGGTGGTGGCTTCGGCGGTGATGGTGTTCGGGTCGGTGATGGTGGCGCGCGCGGCGGCAGCTCCCGGCGTCGCGGCCGGTCTGACCGTGTCGGCGACGATGCGTTTCGCGGCGGCGATCGCGGTCTATGCCGCGCTGACCGCGGTCCTCGGCGTCGGGGTCGCCGTGCTGCTGCGCCACACGGCCGGCGCGGTGACCGTGCTGCTGCTCTGGCCCCTGCTGATCGAACCGCTGTTGGGGAACCTGCCCGGCCGCAGTGTGGAGATCGGCCCGTATCTGCCGTTCGCCAACGTGTTCCGCTTCCTGGACGTGCAATGGCTCTTCCCGGAGTATCCGATGCACTGGGGGACTCTCGGTTCGCTCGGCTACTTCGCCGCGGTGGTCGGCGTCGTGTTCGCCGCGGGACTGGTCATGGTGAACCGCCGCGACGCCTAG
- a CDS encoding alpha/beta fold hydrolase, translated as MTDPQTLTLTLPHLTVTALSWGPPDGRLVLCLHGFPDSAWGWRKFAPRLAEHGFRVVAPFSRGYAPTGPAPDGDYHIGALMYDALAVHRELGAPDDAVLIGHDWGGFTAAGIAAYPDSPFAEHITMAVAPIGAVNRTRGPLTRQLALLPKQLRNSWYIMFFQLPELPERLLPRVIPRLWRDWGPQGYDTGAELADALAALPSPAHRRAAVAYYRAMVRPSKPSARYADLHRWCFDVPRVPILHLQGELDGAMEAEYAAPIATALPAGSRVRIIDEAGHFLQIERPQVTADAVLDYLGDRRGPR; from the coding sequence ATGACGGACCCGCAGACGCTGACGCTCACGCTGCCCCACCTGACCGTGACGGCGCTGTCCTGGGGACCCCCCGACGGACGGCTGGTGTTGTGCCTGCACGGATTCCCCGACAGCGCCTGGGGATGGCGTAAGTTCGCGCCGAGACTCGCCGAACACGGGTTCCGGGTCGTCGCCCCGTTCAGCCGCGGCTACGCGCCCACGGGGCCGGCGCCCGACGGTGACTACCACATCGGTGCGCTGATGTACGACGCGCTGGCGGTGCATCGCGAACTGGGGGCACCCGACGACGCGGTCCTCATCGGCCACGATTGGGGCGGGTTCACCGCGGCCGGCATCGCCGCATACCCCGATTCGCCCTTCGCCGAACACATTACGATGGCCGTCGCGCCGATCGGCGCCGTCAACAGGACCCGCGGGCCGCTCACCCGCCAGCTCGCGCTGCTGCCCAAGCAGCTGCGCAACAGCTGGTACATCATGTTCTTCCAGCTTCCCGAACTGCCCGAGCGCCTGCTGCCCCGGGTCATCCCGAGGTTGTGGCGGGACTGGGGACCGCAGGGCTACGACACCGGCGCCGAGTTGGCGGACGCGTTGGCCGCCCTGCCCAGCCCGGCCCACCGCCGGGCCGCGGTGGCGTACTACCGCGCGATGGTGCGTCCGTCGAAGCCGTCGGCCCGGTACGCCGACCTGCACAGGTGGTGCTTCGACGTACCGAGGGTCCCGATCCTGCACCTGCAGGGCGAACTGGACGGCGCGATGGAGGCCGAGTACGCCGCACCGATCGCGACGGCCCTGCCGGCGGGCAGCCGCGTCCGCATCATCGACGAGGCAGGACATTTCCTGCAGATCGAGCGACCGCAGGTCACCGCGGACGCTGTCCTGGACTATCTCGGTGACCGTCGCGGGCCGCGCTAA
- a CDS encoding M28 family metallopeptidase, whose translation MTRRRVAAVLAVAVLAVAGCGRETAPAPQPQPDPTPAGEFADELSGKVTADAMMTHLTRLQEIADANGGNRALGSPGYRESVDYVADILRDKGFDVDTQDFVVKIPWADEPSLTVAGNKVEARPMMYTIGTDGDGVSGPIVVAKSEDTPGCTADDYDGLPVDGAIVLVDRGSCPFGGKQAIAAERGAVALIVANNEDGDEFGGGTLGGDTDVKIPVVGVTREAGEQLRREPGAPAVLNLNAGVRVERTQNVIAQTTTGSTADVVMLGAHLDSVSEGPGINDNGSGVAAILETAVQLGGAPEVANAVRFAFWGAEEDGLRGSNNYVGTLDTETLKDIALYLNFDMLGSPNPGYFTYDGNQSTAPDPRIGVPRVPEGSAGIERTLAAYLDRAGKPARDTSFDGRSDYDAFTKAGVPAGGLFSGAEAKMSSEEAELWGGEADQPFDPNYHKASDTLEHIDRTALQIHGRGVAYAAGLYAQDQRGRNGIPVREDRTRHQLTGP comes from the coding sequence GTGACCCGGAGAAGAGTTGCGGCTGTGCTGGCCGTCGCCGTACTGGCCGTCGCCGGCTGCGGACGTGAGACCGCCCCGGCCCCCCAGCCGCAGCCGGACCCGACCCCGGCAGGAGAATTCGCCGACGAACTGTCGGGCAAGGTCACCGCCGACGCGATGATGACCCACCTGACCAGACTGCAGGAGATCGCCGACGCCAACGGCGGCAACCGCGCGCTGGGCAGCCCCGGATACCGGGAGAGCGTCGACTACGTCGCCGATATCCTGCGGGACAAGGGATTCGACGTCGATACGCAGGACTTCGTCGTGAAGATCCCGTGGGCCGACGAACCGTCTCTGACGGTTGCGGGCAACAAGGTCGAGGCACGGCCGATGATGTACACGATCGGCACCGACGGCGACGGGGTCTCCGGACCGATCGTGGTCGCGAAGTCCGAGGACACCCCGGGCTGCACCGCGGACGACTACGACGGTCTGCCGGTCGACGGTGCGATCGTCCTCGTCGACCGCGGTTCCTGCCCGTTCGGCGGCAAACAGGCGATCGCGGCGGAACGCGGAGCGGTGGCCCTGATCGTGGCCAACAACGAGGACGGTGACGAGTTCGGCGGCGGGACCCTCGGTGGCGACACCGACGTCAAGATCCCGGTCGTCGGCGTCACCAGGGAAGCCGGTGAGCAGTTGCGCCGGGAGCCCGGTGCACCCGCCGTGCTCAACCTCAACGCGGGCGTGCGCGTCGAACGGACGCAGAACGTGATCGCCCAGACCACAACGGGTTCGACGGCCGACGTGGTGATGCTCGGCGCCCACCTCGACAGCGTTTCCGAGGGCCCGGGGATCAACGACAACGGCTCCGGGGTGGCCGCGATTCTGGAGACCGCGGTGCAGCTCGGTGGCGCACCCGAGGTGGCCAACGCCGTGCGGTTCGCGTTCTGGGGCGCAGAGGAGGACGGGCTGCGTGGTTCGAACAACTACGTCGGCACCCTCGACACCGAGACGCTGAAGGACATTGCGCTGTACCTCAATTTCGACATGCTCGGTTCGCCGAACCCGGGATACTTCACCTATGACGGCAACCAGTCGACGGCGCCGGATCCGCGGATCGGCGTGCCGCGGGTGCCCGAGGGGTCGGCCGGCATCGAACGCACGCTGGCCGCATACCTCGACCGGGCCGGAAAACCAGCCCGGGACACCTCGTTCGACGGCAGGTCCGACTACGACGCGTTCACCAAGGCCGGGGTGCCCGCCGGCGGGCTCTTCTCGGGGGCGGAGGCGAAGATGTCCTCTGAGGAGGCGGAGCTGTGGGGCGGTGAGGCGGACCAGCCCTTCGACCCCAACTACCACAAGGCCTCCGACACCCTGGAGCACATCGACCGTACGGCGTTGCAGATCCACGGCAGGGGGGTCGCCTACGCAGCCGGGCTGTACGCGCAGGATCAGCGCGGCCGCAACGGCATTCCGGTGCGTGAGGACCGCACCCGGCACCAGTTGACCGGCCCGTGA
- a CDS encoding M28 family metallopeptidase, producing MNIRRYAAAFLALAVSIAGCAPAESPPAPDWGPELAKRVVIDNVYGHLVTLQEIADAHDGNRADGSPGYQASVDYVAQALRDKGFDVQTPEFERLSGSRGGAPALTVAGRGFRVEQASLKITTPPGGLRAITLRPRRPAGCTAADYREVSVDKAIAVVDDSGCSVVQKQRVAVGEGAVGVLVVSAATPSRPVGAPPTLFTPGYYNDLTVPVGVIDPTADAALRRTEAPVTLVLDNKPVMTTSRNVIAQTRTGDPGNIVMVGAHLDSAASGPGINDNGSGVAAVLETALQLGAQPQTANAVRFAFWGAEEISLDGSKAYLRSLERDQLNDIALYLNFDMLGSINAGYFTDDGDQSTQMEPDFVVAPEGSAGIERTLAGSLLLAGVRPADIPLMRTTDYAPFLAAGIPVGGLTTGSSQRKTEVQARLWGGEAGVPFDPNYHTRRDDIDNVDRTALGRMASSAAFAVGTYADALDGVNGVPERDRRDRRTP from the coding sequence GTGAACATCCGACGGTACGCCGCCGCGTTCCTCGCGCTCGCCGTGTCGATCGCGGGGTGCGCCCCGGCCGAGTCTCCGCCGGCGCCGGACTGGGGTCCGGAGCTCGCGAAACGGGTGGTGATCGACAACGTCTACGGCCATCTGGTCACACTGCAGGAGATCGCCGACGCCCATGACGGGAACCGTGCCGACGGCTCACCGGGATATCAAGCCAGCGTCGACTACGTGGCACAAGCGCTGCGCGACAAGGGATTCGACGTGCAGACACCGGAGTTCGAGAGATTGTCGGGTTCTCGCGGCGGTGCGCCCGCGCTGACGGTGGCCGGTCGGGGCTTCCGCGTCGAGCAGGCGTCGCTGAAGATCACCACACCGCCCGGCGGGCTCAGGGCTATCACGCTGCGGCCGCGCAGACCGGCCGGCTGCACCGCCGCCGACTACCGCGAGGTGTCGGTCGACAAGGCGATCGCGGTGGTCGACGACAGCGGTTGTTCGGTCGTCCAGAAGCAGCGGGTGGCCGTCGGGGAAGGCGCGGTCGGCGTGCTCGTCGTCAGCGCGGCCACGCCGTCGCGGCCGGTGGGCGCTCCGCCGACGTTGTTCACCCCCGGCTACTACAACGACCTGACGGTGCCCGTCGGCGTGATCGACCCGACCGCGGACGCGGCGCTGCGCCGCACGGAGGCACCCGTCACGCTGGTGCTCGACAACAAGCCGGTGATGACCACGTCGCGAAACGTCATCGCGCAGACCAGAACCGGCGACCCCGGCAACATCGTGATGGTCGGCGCCCACCTCGACAGCGCGGCGTCCGGTCCGGGTATCAACGACAACGGCTCCGGCGTGGCCGCGGTGCTGGAGACCGCGCTGCAACTCGGTGCGCAGCCGCAGACCGCCAACGCGGTGCGCTTCGCGTTCTGGGGCGCCGAAGAGATCTCACTGGACGGTTCGAAGGCGTATCTGCGCTCGCTGGAGCGTGATCAGCTCAACGACATCGCGCTGTACCTGAACTTCGACATGCTGGGCTCGATCAACGCCGGCTACTTCACCGACGACGGCGACCAGTCCACCCAGATGGAGCCCGATTTCGTTGTCGCTCCCGAAGGTTCGGCCGGAATCGAGCGGACACTCGCCGGCAGTCTGCTGCTGGCCGGTGTGCGCCCGGCCGACATCCCCCTGATGCGCACCACCGACTACGCACCGTTCCTGGCTGCGGGCATCCCGGTCGGCGGGCTCACCACGGGGTCGTCCCAGCGCAAGACCGAGGTGCAGGCCCGGTTGTGGGGCGGCGAAGCCGGTGTGCCGTTCGACCCGAACTACCACACGCGACGCGACGACATCGACAACGTGGACCGCACGGCACTCGGGCGGATGGCATCGTCGGCGGCCTTCGCCGTCGGCACGTATGCCGACGCCCTCGACGGTGTCAACGGGGTTCCGGAGCGGGACCGGCGGGATCGGCGTACACCGTAG
- a CDS encoding uracil-xanthine permease family protein has translation MTLTWKRVDSTTDPDFVVAPDERLSWPSTLGLGAQHVVAMFGATFLVPVLTGFPPATTLLFSGVGTILFLLITGNRLPSYLGSSFSVIAPVTAATASHGTGSALGGIIAVGVLLIIIGAVVHVAGTRWIDITLPPVVTGAIVALIGFNLAPAAKNNFEQGPLLGFVTLVLLVVVLAAFRGLLGRLAIFVAVAAGYLLAVFLGEVDTSGIAAAAWIGLPDFQAPTFTLSVLPLFLPAVVALVAENIGHVKSVGQMTKRDMDPLTGRALAADGVATTLAGFGGGSATTTYAENIGVMAATRVYSTAPYWIAAFVAIVLSLCPKVGAVIAAIPAGVLGGATVVLYGLVGIIGIRIWLTNHVDFSKPVNQMTAAIPLVIGIADFTWSAGSLTFTGIALGSIAALLIYHGMRLLGFRPGRERPSTVYADPAGPAPEPR, from the coding sequence GTGACACTCACCTGGAAGCGCGTGGATTCGACGACGGACCCGGATTTCGTGGTCGCGCCCGACGAGCGGCTGAGCTGGCCGAGCACACTCGGCCTGGGCGCCCAGCACGTCGTCGCGATGTTCGGCGCGACGTTCCTGGTGCCGGTGCTCACCGGCTTTCCGCCCGCGACGACGCTGCTGTTCTCCGGCGTCGGCACGATCCTGTTCCTGCTGATCACCGGGAACCGGCTGCCGAGCTACCTCGGGTCGAGCTTCTCGGTCATCGCCCCGGTCACCGCGGCGACGGCGTCACACGGCACAGGGAGTGCGCTGGGCGGGATCATCGCCGTCGGCGTGCTTCTCATCATCATCGGCGCTGTCGTGCATGTGGCCGGCACGCGCTGGATCGACATCACCCTCCCTCCCGTCGTGACGGGCGCGATCGTCGCGCTGATCGGGTTCAATCTCGCGCCGGCGGCGAAGAACAACTTCGAGCAGGGGCCGCTGCTCGGGTTCGTGACGTTGGTGCTGCTGGTCGTGGTGCTCGCGGCGTTCCGCGGCCTTCTCGGGCGGCTGGCGATCTTCGTCGCCGTCGCGGCCGGTTACCTGCTGGCGGTCTTCCTGGGGGAGGTCGACACCTCCGGCATCGCGGCCGCGGCGTGGATCGGTCTGCCCGACTTCCAGGCGCCGACGTTCACGCTGTCGGTGCTGCCGCTGTTCCTTCCGGCGGTCGTCGCGCTGGTCGCGGAGAACATCGGTCACGTGAAGTCCGTCGGCCAGATGACCAAACGGGACATGGACCCGCTCACCGGCCGTGCGCTGGCGGCCGACGGCGTCGCGACGACACTGGCCGGGTTCGGCGGCGGATCGGCGACGACGACCTACGCCGAGAACATCGGCGTGATGGCCGCGACCCGCGTGTACTCGACGGCGCCGTACTGGATCGCCGCGTTCGTCGCGATCGTGTTGTCGTTGTGCCCCAAGGTCGGTGCGGTCATCGCCGCCATCCCGGCCGGGGTGCTCGGCGGAGCGACCGTGGTGCTCTACGGCCTGGTCGGCATCATCGGCATCCGCATCTGGCTGACCAACCACGTCGACTTCTCCAAGCCGGTCAATCAGATGACCGCGGCGATCCCCCTGGTCATCGGGATCGCCGACTTCACTTGGAGCGCAGGCAGTCTGACGTTCACCGGGATCGCGCTGGGGTCGATCGCCGCGCTGCTGATCTACCACGGAATGCGGCTGCTGGGCTTCCGGCCGGGTCGCGAGCGACCCTCTACGGTGTACGCCGATCCCGCCGGTCCCGCTCCGGAACCCCGTTGA
- a CDS encoding APC family permease codes for MRRRLGTFDTVTLGLGSMIGAGIFVALAPAAAAAGTGLLVGLAVAALIAVCNAMSSARLAARYPESGGTYVYGRERLGPFWGHTAGWSFIVGKTASCAAMALTVGYYVWPAYANAVAVGSVVALTAVSYAGVQRSATLTRVIVALVLGVLTMVVVVVFGSGDVDASRLALGPDVDAYGVLQAAGLLFFAFAGYARIATLGEEVRDPARTIPRAIGLALVIALLTYAVVAVAVLAQLGSTGLATADAPLADAVRAAGFPALAPVVAVGAALAALGALLALLLGVSRTTLAMARDRHLPHPLAHVHPGHGTPQRAEVAVGVVVAVVAAVVDVRSAIGFSSFGVLLYYAVANASAWTLTATPRARLVPAVGLIGCVVLAFTLPPVSVLAGAAVVLVGMLAYTTGGALRRGV; via the coding sequence ATGCGGCGACGGCTCGGCACCTTCGACACGGTCACGCTCGGTCTGGGCTCGATGATCGGCGCGGGGATCTTCGTCGCGCTCGCCCCCGCCGCGGCCGCCGCGGGCACCGGTCTACTGGTCGGACTCGCCGTCGCCGCGCTGATCGCGGTGTGCAACGCGATGTCCTCGGCACGGCTGGCCGCCCGCTATCCGGAATCGGGCGGAACCTACGTATACGGCCGCGAGCGCCTCGGACCGTTCTGGGGGCACACCGCGGGGTGGAGTTTCATCGTCGGCAAGACCGCATCGTGTGCGGCGATGGCGTTGACCGTCGGGTACTACGTGTGGCCGGCGTACGCCAACGCCGTCGCGGTCGGGTCGGTGGTCGCGCTCACCGCGGTGAGCTACGCGGGGGTGCAACGGTCGGCGACGCTGACGCGGGTGATCGTCGCGCTGGTGCTCGGCGTGCTCACGATGGTGGTGGTCGTCGTGTTCGGCTCCGGCGACGTCGACGCGTCCCGGCTCGCCCTGGGACCCGACGTCGACGCGTACGGCGTCCTGCAGGCGGCGGGTCTGCTGTTCTTCGCGTTCGCCGGGTACGCGCGGATCGCGACGCTCGGCGAGGAGGTGCGCGACCCGGCCCGCACCATCCCCCGCGCCATCGGTCTGGCGCTGGTGATCGCGCTGCTGACGTACGCGGTGGTCGCGGTCGCGGTGCTGGCCCAGCTCGGCAGCACGGGTCTGGCCACCGCCGACGCGCCGCTGGCCGACGCCGTGCGCGCCGCCGGATTCCCCGCGCTGGCACCGGTGGTCGCGGTCGGGGCGGCGCTGGCGGCCCTCGGGGCGCTGCTGGCGCTGCTGCTCGGGGTGTCGCGCACGACGCTCGCGATGGCCCGCGACCGCCACCTCCCCCACCCGCTGGCACACGTCCACCCCGGCCACGGCACCCCGCAGCGCGCCGAGGTGGCCGTCGGGGTGGTGGTCGCCGTCGTCGCGGCCGTCGTCGATGTGCGCAGCGCCATCGGTTTCTCGTCGTTCGGCGTGCTGCTGTACTACGCGGTGGCCAACGCGTCGGCGTGGACGTTGACCGCGACGCCGAGGGCTCGGCTGGTGCCGGCGGTCGGCCTGATCGGCTGCGTGGTGCTGGCGTTCACCCTTCCGCCGGTGTCGGTCCTGGCGGGCGCGGCCGTGGTGCTGGTCGGGATGTTGGCCTATACAACTGGCGGCGCCCTCCGCCGTGGTGTGTAG